A single window of Solanum dulcamara chromosome 5, daSolDulc1.2, whole genome shotgun sequence DNA harbors:
- the LOC129889317 gene encoding phospholipase D alpha 1-like codes for MAQFLLHGTIHVTLFEVDRLHSNFGRDFFNKVVQGVEGAIGFKKTASRLYATIDLGKARVGRTRLLDEHKNPRWYESFHIYCAHMAANVIFTVKFDNPIGAEVIGRAYFPVQPLLDGEEVDEWLEILNTERKPVHGHSKIHVKLQYFDVTREYNWNRGIKVTRFPGVPYTFFSQRQGCRVTLYQDSHVPDNFIPKIPLDGGKFYEPQRCWEDIFDAITNARHLIYITGWSIYTEITLIRDRRRPKPGGDISLGELLKKKANEGVRVLMLVWDDRTSIPVLTQDGLMATHDQETANYFRDTQVKCVLCPRNPDDGRSIIQNIEIGTMFTHHQKIVIVDGELPNGGIQRRRIVSYIGGIDLCDGRYDTQFHPLFRTLNTAHHDDFHQPNFTGTSIQKGGPREPWHDIHCRIEGPAAWDVLFNFEQRWRKQGGKDLLIDLRDIDNIIIPPSPVMYPDDHDTWNVQVFRSIDGGAAFGFPNAPEAAAKSGLISGKENIIDRSIQDAYINAIRRAKHFIYIENQYFLGSCFSWYSDDIKDEAINSLQLIPKELSLKIVSKIEAEERFTVYIVVPMWPEGLPESASVQAILDWQRRTMQMMYTDIIQALKVKRIVANPKEYLSFFCLGNRETKKRGEYEPSETPEPNSDYRKAQEARRFMIYVHSKMMIVDDEYIIIGSANINQRSMDGARDSEIAMGAYQPFHLCVKDPARGQVHGLRMALWYEHLGMLDNSFLQPESIECIRKVNKIGDKYWDMYSSESLIHDLPGHLLTYPIGVTENGEVTELPGTQCFPDTKAPVLGTKSNFLPPILTT; via the exons ATGGCACAATTTCTGCTACATGGTACTATTCATGTTACTTTATTCGAGGTTGATAGGCTTCATTCTAATTTTGGAAGAGACTTTTTCAATAAG GTGGTGCAAGGCGTTGAGGGAGCTATTGGATTCAAGAAGACAGCGTCAAGATTGTATGCAACGATTGATCTTGGAAAAGCCAGAGTTGGCAGAACCAGATTGCTGGATGAACACAAAAATCCACGGTGGTACGAGTCATTCCACATTTACTGTGCCCATATGGCTGCCAATGTCATATTCACCGTCAAATTTGATAATCCAATTGGAGCAGAAGTCATTGGAAGAGCCTACTTTCCAGTTCAACCACTGCTAGATGGAGAAGAAGTTGATGAATGGCTTGAAATCCTCAATACAGAACGAAAACCTGTGCATGGACACTCTAAAATCCATGTGAAGTTGCAGTATTTTGATGTCACAAGGGAATATAATTGGAATAGAGGGATAAAAGTCACTAGATTTCCTGGAGTTCCTTACACATTCTTTAGTCAAAGACAAGGATGCAGGGTCACCCTTTACCAAGATTCTCATGTTCCTGATAACTTTATTCCTAAAATTCCTCTTGACGGTGGCAAGTTTTATGAGCCACAACGATGTTGGGAAGACATTTTCGATGCCATCACTAATGCAAGGCATTTGATTTATATAACTGGATGGTCTATTTATACCGAGATCACTTTAATAAGGGACAGGAGGAGGCCTAAGCCTGGTGGAGACATATCGCTCggagagttgcttaagaaaaaAGCTAATGAAGGTGTGAGAGTTCTAATGTTGGTCTGGGATGACAGGACATCGATTCCTGTGTTGACACAAGATGGGCTAATGGCTACTCATGATCAAGAAACTGCTAATTATTTTCGAGACACTCAAGTAAAATGTGTGTTGTGTCCTCGAAATCCTGATGATGGACGGAGCATTattcaaaatatagagattggGACAATGTTTACTCATCATCAAAAGATTGTAATTGTTGATGGAGAATTGCCTAATGGAGGCATACAGAGGAGGAGAATTGTGAGTTACATTGGTGGGATTGATCTTTGTGATGGAAGATATGACACACAATTTCACCCCCTTTTCAGGACTTTGAACACAGCACATCATGATGATTTTCACCAACCAAATTTCACGGGTACCTCAATTCAAAAAGGCGGACCAAGAGAGCCTTGGCACGATATCCATTGCCGAATAGAAGGGCCAGCTGCTTGGGATGTGCTCTTCAATTTTGAACAGAGATGGAGGAAGCAAGGTGGAAAGGACTTGCTTATAGACCTAAGGGATATTGATAATATAATCATACCACCTTCACCTGTTATGTATCCTGATGATCATGATACATGGAATGTTCAAGTTTTTCGATCAATTGATGGGGGAGCAGCTTTTGGCTTCCCCAATGCTCCAGAGGCGGCAGCCAAGTCAGGTCTTATAAGTGGTAAGGAAAACATCATTGATCGAAGCATACAGGATGCATATATTAATGCCATTCGTCGAGCAAAGCATTTCATTTACATCGAAAACCAGTACTTTTTAGGCAGCTGCTTTTCATGGTACTCCGATGATATCAAGGATGAAGCCATTAATTCTCTACAGTTGATCCCAAAGGAGCTGTCTTTGAAGATAGTAAGTAAAATTGAAGCAGAGGAAAGGTTTACGGTTTATATTGTGGTTCCAATGTGGCCAGAAGGCCTTCCTGAGAGTGCATCTGTACAAGCAATACTGGATTGGCAAAGGAGGACCATGCAAATGATGTATACCGATATAATCCAAGCTCTAAAAGTAAAGAGAATTGTGGCAAATCCTAAGGAATATTTGAGTTTCTTTTGCCTTGGCAATAGGGAAACAAAGAAAAGAGGAGAATATGAGCCTTCTGAAACACCAGAACCTAATTCAGACTATCGAAAAGCTCAAGAAGCCAGACGTTTCATGATATATGTACATTCCAAAATGATGATAG TGGATGATGAATACATTATCATTGGATCAGCTAACATCAATCAAAGGTCAATGGATGGTGCAAGAGACTCAGAAATAGCAATGGGGGCCTACCAACCATTTCATCTGTGTGTGAAGGATCCAGCTAGGGGTCAGGTTCACGGCTTACGAATGGCACTGTGGTACGAGCACTTAGGCATGTTAGACAACAGTTTCCTTCAACCAGAGAGCATAGAATGCATCCGAAAGGTGAACAAAATTGGTGACAAATATTGGGATATGTATTCAAGTGAGAGCCTCATTCATGATTTGCCTGGCCACCTTCTTACTTATCCTATTGGTGTTACTGAAAATGGAGAGGTCACTGAACTACCTGGGACACAATGCTTTCCTGACACCAAAGCACCTGTTCTTGGTACCAAATCTAATTTTCTTCCTCCCATTCTCACAACCTAA